In one Corallococcus sp. EGB genomic region, the following are encoded:
- a CDS encoding di-heme oxidoredictase family protein, with product MRVPWSLVGISAGALLIGAAWATVARRPEPLVLGALPPIVLPHEEQSGGATTVTDTGRNAFGRSPMNMPRSRWPDFYAGKGVFDRDWSDPRLRTPAAGPFFSATGCMTCHVKDGRGQPPSSPTEAPVSLAFQLSAPDGSGPHPLYGMQLDLHAVEGQVPEGQVRVDFEETRGAFATGEPYSLVRPRYQFQGLVHGPLGDGAMFSARVSPVNFGLGLLEALPEAAILARADPEDRDHDGISGRANQVLDVETGQTRLGRFGWKANQPTLRQQVAHALVADMGVTTTLYPQEQGRDAPGEPEVSQDDLDLLMIYMRLLAVPKRRDWEAPEVQRGHAVFRAIGCAACHVDTPQETGPVEGFDEVSHQVIYPYTDLLLHDMGEGLADGRPDGLATGSEWRTPPLWGIGLVESVNRHTRFLHDGRARSLEEAVLWHGGEAAPAQARYVRLPQEDRAALLAFLKSL from the coding sequence ATGCGCGTGCCCTGGTCCCTCGTTGGCATCTCCGCCGGAGCGCTGCTCATCGGCGCCGCGTGGGCCACCGTGGCCCGCCGCCCCGAACCGCTGGTGCTGGGCGCGCTGCCCCCCATCGTCCTGCCCCACGAGGAGCAGTCCGGCGGCGCCACCACCGTGACGGACACCGGCCGCAACGCGTTCGGGCGCTCGCCCATGAACATGCCGCGCTCGCGCTGGCCGGACTTCTACGCGGGCAAGGGCGTCTTCGACCGCGACTGGAGCGACCCGCGCCTGCGCACCCCCGCGGCCGGCCCGTTCTTCAGCGCCACCGGCTGCATGACCTGCCACGTGAAGGACGGCCGGGGCCAGCCGCCCTCGAGCCCCACGGAGGCGCCCGTCTCGCTGGCGTTCCAGCTGAGCGCGCCCGATGGCTCGGGCCCCCATCCGCTGTACGGCATGCAGCTGGACCTGCACGCGGTGGAGGGCCAGGTCCCCGAAGGTCAGGTCCGCGTCGACTTCGAGGAGACGCGCGGCGCCTTCGCCACCGGCGAGCCGTACTCCCTGGTGCGCCCGCGCTACCAGTTCCAGGGGCTGGTGCATGGCCCGCTGGGCGACGGCGCCATGTTCTCCGCGCGCGTGTCTCCCGTGAACTTCGGCCTGGGCCTGCTGGAGGCGCTGCCGGAGGCGGCCATCCTGGCCCGCGCCGACCCCGAGGACCGCGACCACGACGGCATCTCCGGCCGGGCCAACCAGGTGCTCGACGTGGAGACGGGCCAGACGCGCCTGGGCCGCTTCGGGTGGAAGGCCAACCAGCCCACGCTGCGCCAGCAGGTGGCGCACGCGCTCGTCGCGGACATGGGCGTCACGACGACGCTCTACCCCCAGGAGCAGGGCCGGGACGCCCCGGGCGAACCGGAGGTGTCACAGGACGACCTGGACCTGCTGATGATCTACATGCGCCTGCTCGCCGTGCCCAAGCGGCGCGACTGGGAGGCGCCGGAGGTCCAGCGCGGGCACGCGGTGTTCCGCGCCATCGGCTGCGCGGCGTGCCATGTGGACACGCCCCAGGAGACGGGCCCGGTGGAGGGCTTCGACGAGGTCTCCCACCAGGTCATCTACCCCTACACGGACCTGCTGTTGCATGACATGGGCGAGGGCCTGGCGGATGGGCGTCCTGACGGGCTGGCCACGGGCAGCGAGTGGCGCACGCCGCCCCTCTGGGGCATCGGGCTGGTGGAGTCCGTCAACCGGCACACGCGCTTCCTGCATGACGGCCGGGCCCGCTCCCTGGAGGAGGCGGTCCTCTGGCACGGCGGGGAGGCGGCCCCGGCGCAGGCGCGCTATGTGCGGCTGCCCCAGGAGGACCGGGCCGCGCTGCTCGCCTTCTTGAAGTCACTCTGA